In a single window of the Callithrix jacchus isolate 240 chromosome 1, calJac240_pri, whole genome shotgun sequence genome:
- the PHF2 gene encoding lysine-specific demethylase PHF2 isoform X1 translates to MPLSVDAFQRSCVGVEEEEAPDIDIYHCPNCEKTHGKSTLKKKRTWHKHGPGQAPDVKPVQNGSQLFIKELRSRTFPSAEDVVARVPGSQLTLGYMEEHGFTEPILVPKKDGLGLAVPAPTFYVSDVENYVGPERSVDVTDVTKQKDCKMKLKEFVDYYYSTNRKRVLNVTNLEFSDTRMSSFVEPPDIVKKLSWVENYWPDDALLAKPKVTKYCLICVKDSYTDFHIDSGGASAWYHVLKGEKTFYLIRPASANISLYERWRSASNHSEMFFADQVDKCYKCIVKQGQTLFIPSGWIYATLTPVDCLAFAGHFLHSLSVEMQMRAYEVERRLKLGSLTQFPNFETACWYMGKHLLEAFKGSHKSGKQLPPHLVQGAKILNGAFRSWTKKQALAEHEDELPEHFKPSQLIKDLAKEIRLSENASKAIRPEVNTVASSDEVCDGDREKEESPSPIEATPPQSLLEKVSKKKTPKTVKMPKPSKIPKPPKPPKPPRPPKTLKLKDGGKKKGKKSRESASPTIPNLDLLEAHTKEALTKMEPPKKGKATKSVLSVPNKDVVHMQNDVERLEIREQTKSKSEAKWKYKNSKPDSLLKMEEEQKLEKSPLAGNKDNKFSFSFSNKKILSSKALRPPTSPGVFGALQNFKEDKPKPVRDEYEYVSDDGELKIDEFPIRRKKNTPKRDLSFLLDKKAVLPMPVTKPKLDSAAFKQSDDSSDEGSLHIDTDTKPSRNARVKKESGSSAAGILDLLQASEEVGAMEYNPSSQPPASPSTQEAIQGMLSMANLQASDSCLQTTWGTGQAKGSSLAAHVARKNGSGSGKSAGKRLLKRAAKNSLDLDDYEEEQDHLDACFKDSDYVYPSLESDEDNPVFKSRSKKRKGSDDAPYSPTARVGPSVPRQDRPVREGTRVASIETGLAAAAAKLSQQEEQKSRKKKSAKRKLTPNTASPSTSTSVSAGTTSTSMTPASTTPASTTPASTTPASTSTASSQASQEGSSPEPPSESHSSSLADHEYTAAGAFTGAQAGRASQPMAPGVFLTQRRPSASSPNNSTAAKGKRTKKGMATAKQRLGKILKIHRNGKLLL, encoded by the exons CTGTGTTggggtggaagaggaggaggcgcCCGACATCGACATATACCACTGCCCAAACTGTGAGAAAACCCATGGGAAGTCCACCT TAAAGAAGAAGCGGACCTGGCACAAACATGGCCCGGGGCAAGCACCTGATGTCAAGCCCGTGCAGAATGGCAGCCAGCTCTTCATCAAGGAGCTGCGGAGCCGGACCTTTCCCAG TGCTGAAGACGTGGTGGCCCGTGTGCCAGGCAGTCAACTCACGTTGGGATACATGGAGGAGCACGGCTTCACCGAGCCCATCCTCGTCCCTAAGAAAGATGGGCTGGGCCTGGCTGTCCCGGCCCCTACGTTCTATGTCAGCGACGTCGAGAACTATGTGG GGCCGGAACGGAGTGTGGATGTGACAGATGTCACCAAGCAGAAGGACTGCAAGATGAAACTGAAGGAGTTCGTGGATTATTACTACAGCACCAACCGCAAGCGGGTCCTCAACGTCACCAACCTTGAGTTCTCTGACACCCG AATGTCCAGCTTTGTGGAGCCACCTGACATCGTGAAGAAACTGTCCTGGGTAGAAAACTACTGGCCAGATGACGCATTGCTGGCCAAGCCCAAAGTGACCAAGTACTGCCTGATCTGTGTGAAGGACAGCTACACTGACTTCCACATTGACTCTGGGGGCGCCTCTGCCTGGTACCATGTGCTCAAG GGGGAGAAGACCTTCTATCTCATCAGGCCAGCCTCGGCCAACATCTCCCTGTATGAGCGCTGGCGGTCTGCCTCTAACCACAGCGAGATGTTCTTTGCCGACCAGGTGGACAAATGCTACAAGTGCATCGTCAAGCAGGGCCAGACCCTCTTCATCCCCTCAG gctggatctACGCCACACTCACCCCTGTGGACTGCCTGGCCTTCGCGGGACATTTCCTCCACAGCCTGAGTGTGGAGATGCAGATGAG AGCATATGAAGTGGAAAGGAGGTTGAAACTGGGTAGTCTGACTCAGTTTCCCAACTTTGAAACTGCCTGCTGGTACATGGGGAAGCATCTGCTGGAGGCATTCAAAG GCTCTCACAAATCTGGAAAGCAGCTGCCCCCTCATCTAGTCCAAGGAGCTAAAATTCTCAATGGTGCTTTCCGGTCGTGGACGAAGAAGCAG GCTTTGGCAGAGCATGAGGACGAGCTCCCGGAGCACTTCAAACCTTCACAGCTCATCAAAGACCTGGCCAAAGAGATCCGGCTTAGTGAG AATGCCTCCAAAGCCATCCGACCGGAAGTAAATACTGTCGCCTCGTCAGATGAGGTCTGTGACGGTGACCGGGAGAAGGAGGAGTCTCCCTCTCCCATTGAGGCCACCCCACCTCAATCCCTCCTGGAGAAAGTGTCCAAAAAAAAGACTCCCAAAACTGTGAAGATGCCCAAGCCGTCCAAAATCCCCAAGCCTCCAAAACCCCCTAAGCCCCCAAGGCCCCCCAAAACGCTGAAGCTGAAAGATGGAggcaagaagaaagggaagaagtcCCGGGAGTCAGCCTCGCCCACCATCCCCAACCTGGACCTGCTCGAAGCCCACACCAAGGAGGCACTGACCAAGATGGAGCCGCCCAAGAAGGGCAAG GCCACAAAGAGTGTCCTGAGTGTGCCCAACAAAGATGTGGTCCACATGCAGAATGATGTGGAGAGGCTGGAAATTCGAGAGCAAACCAAGAGCAAGTCAGAGGCCAAGTGGAAGTACAAG AACAGCAAACCGGACTCCTTACTGAAGATGGAAGAGGAGCAGAAGCTAGAGAAGTCGCCTCTAGCTGGAAACAAAGACAAcaagttctctttttctttctccaataaGAAAATCCTTAG CTCCAAGGCGCTCAGGCCCCCGACCAGTCCTGGTGTGTTCGGGGCCTTACAGAACTTCAAGGAGGACAAGCCCAAGCCCGTGCGGGACGAGTATGAGTACGTGTCGGATGATGGCGAGCTCAAGATCGATGAGTTTCCCATCAGGAGGAAGAAAAACACCCCGAAAAGGGATTTATCCT TCTTGTTGGATAAGAAGGCGGTGCTGCCCATGCCTGTCACGAAGCCAAAGTTGGACTCGGCAGCGTTCAAG CAGAGTGACGACTCCTCAGACGAGGGTTCACTGCACATCGACACAGATACCAAGCCCAGCCGCAATGCCAGAGTCAAGAAGGAGAGCGGGAGCTCGGCAGCCGGCATCTTGGACCTGCTGCAGGCCAGTGAGGAGGTCGGCGCCATGGAGTACAACCCTAGCAG CCAGCCTCCGGCCTCCCCCAGCACGCAGGAAGCCATTCAGGGAATGCTGTCTATGGCCAACCTGCAGGCCTCCGACTCCTGCCTGCAGACCACATGGGGCACCGGCCAGGCCAAGGGGAGCTCGCTGGCGGCTCATGTTGCCCGGAAGAATGGGAGTGGCAGCGGCAAGAGTGCAGGCAAGCGACTGCTCAAGAGGGCTGCCAAGAACAGCCTGGACCTGGATGACTATGAGGAAGAGCAGGACCACCTGGACGCCTGCTTCAAGGACTCCGACTATG TTTACCCCTCACTGGAGTCAGATGAAGACAACCCCGTCTTCAAGTCCCGGTCGAAAAAAAGGAAAGGCTCAGACGACGCTCCCTACAGCCCAACAG CAAGGGTCGGGCCATCAGTGCCGAGACAGGACAGGCCTGTGCGTGAGGGTACGCGGGTCGCCTCCATCGAGACTGGGCTGGCGGCCGCTGCAGCTAAGCTTTCCCAGCAG GAGGAgcagaaaagcaggaaaaaaaagagtgccAAGAGGAAGCTGACTCCTAACACcgcctccccttccacctccacctccgtCTCTGCtggcaccacctccacctccatgaCTCCGGCCTCTACCACCCCAGCCTCTACCACTCCGGCCTCCACCACCCCGGCCTCCACCAGCACGGCCAGCAGCCAGGCCTCACAGGAGGGCAGCTCGCCAGAGCCCCCGTCTGAGTCACATAGCAGCAGCCTGGCTGACCATGAGTATACAGCCGCCGGCGCCTTCACCGGGGCCCAGGCTGGCCGCGCCTCCCAGCCCATGGCCCCCGGGGTCTTTCTCACACAGAGGCGGCCCTCTGCGTCGTCTCCGAACAACAGCACCGCTGCCAAAG GAAAACGTACAAAAAAGGGCATGGCAACCGCCAAGCAGAGGCTtgggaaaattttgaaaattcatcGGAACGGGAAACTGCTCCTTTAA
- the PHF2 gene encoding lysine-specific demethylase PHF2 isoform X3: MATVPVYCVCRLPYDVTRFMIECDACKDWFHGSCVGVEEEEAPDIDIYHCPNCEKTHGKSTLKKKRTWHKHGPGQAPDVKPVQNGSQLFIKELRSRTFPSAEDVVARVPGSQLTLGYMEEHGFTEPILVPKKDGLGLAVPAPTFYVSDVENYVGPERSVDVTDVTKQKDCKMKLKEFVDYYYSTNRKRVLNVTNLEFSDTRMSSFVEPPDIVKKLSWVENYWPDDALLAKPKVTKYCLICVKDSYTDFHIDSGGASAWYHVLKGEKTFYLIRPASANISLYERWRSASNHSEMFFADQVDKCYKCIVKQGQTLFIPSGWIYATLTPVDCLAFAGHFLHSLSVEMQMRAYEVERRLKLGSLTQFPNFETACWYMGKHLLEAFKGSHKSGKQLPPHLVQGAKILNGAFRSWTKKQALAEHEDELPEHFKPSQLIKDLAKEIRLSENASKAIRPEVNTVASSDEVCDGDREKEESPSPIEATPPQSLLEKVSKKKTPKTVKMPKPSKIPKPPKPPKPPRPPKTLKLKDGGKKKGKKSRESASPTIPNLDLLEAHTKEALTKMEPPKKGKATKSVLSVPNKDVVHMQNDVERLEIREQTKSKSEAKWKYKNSKPDSLLKMEEEQKLEKSPLAGNKDNKFSFSFSNKKILSSKALRPPTSPGVFGALQNFKEDKPKPVRDEYEYVSDDGELKIDEFPIRRKKNTPKRDLSFLLDKKAVLPMPVTKPKLDSAAFKQSDDSSDEGSLHIDTDTKPSRNARVKKESGSSAAGILDLLQASEEVGAMEYNPSSQPPASPSTQEAIQGMLSMANLQASDSCLQTTWGTGQAKGSSLAAHVARKNGSGSGKSAGKRLLKRAAKNSLDLDDYEEEQDHLDACFKDSDYVYPSLESDEDNPVFKSRSKKRKGSDDAPYSPTARVGPSVPRQDRPVREGTRVASIETGLAAAAAKLSQQEEQKSRKKKSAKRKLTPNTASPSTSTSVSAGTTSTSMTPASTTPASTTPASTTPASTSTASSQASQEGSSPEPPSESHSSSLADHEYTAAGAFTGAQAGRASQPMAPGVFLTQRRPSASSPNNSTAAKGKRTKKGMATAKQRLGKILKIHRNGKLLL; encoded by the exons CTGTGTTggggtggaagaggaggaggcgcCCGACATCGACATATACCACTGCCCAAACTGTGAGAAAACCCATGGGAAGTCCACCT TAAAGAAGAAGCGGACCTGGCACAAACATGGCCCGGGGCAAGCACCTGATGTCAAGCCCGTGCAGAATGGCAGCCAGCTCTTCATCAAGGAGCTGCGGAGCCGGACCTTTCCCAG TGCTGAAGACGTGGTGGCCCGTGTGCCAGGCAGTCAACTCACGTTGGGATACATGGAGGAGCACGGCTTCACCGAGCCCATCCTCGTCCCTAAGAAAGATGGGCTGGGCCTGGCTGTCCCGGCCCCTACGTTCTATGTCAGCGACGTCGAGAACTATGTGG GGCCGGAACGGAGTGTGGATGTGACAGATGTCACCAAGCAGAAGGACTGCAAGATGAAACTGAAGGAGTTCGTGGATTATTACTACAGCACCAACCGCAAGCGGGTCCTCAACGTCACCAACCTTGAGTTCTCTGACACCCG AATGTCCAGCTTTGTGGAGCCACCTGACATCGTGAAGAAACTGTCCTGGGTAGAAAACTACTGGCCAGATGACGCATTGCTGGCCAAGCCCAAAGTGACCAAGTACTGCCTGATCTGTGTGAAGGACAGCTACACTGACTTCCACATTGACTCTGGGGGCGCCTCTGCCTGGTACCATGTGCTCAAG GGGGAGAAGACCTTCTATCTCATCAGGCCAGCCTCGGCCAACATCTCCCTGTATGAGCGCTGGCGGTCTGCCTCTAACCACAGCGAGATGTTCTTTGCCGACCAGGTGGACAAATGCTACAAGTGCATCGTCAAGCAGGGCCAGACCCTCTTCATCCCCTCAG gctggatctACGCCACACTCACCCCTGTGGACTGCCTGGCCTTCGCGGGACATTTCCTCCACAGCCTGAGTGTGGAGATGCAGATGAG AGCATATGAAGTGGAAAGGAGGTTGAAACTGGGTAGTCTGACTCAGTTTCCCAACTTTGAAACTGCCTGCTGGTACATGGGGAAGCATCTGCTGGAGGCATTCAAAG GCTCTCACAAATCTGGAAAGCAGCTGCCCCCTCATCTAGTCCAAGGAGCTAAAATTCTCAATGGTGCTTTCCGGTCGTGGACGAAGAAGCAG GCTTTGGCAGAGCATGAGGACGAGCTCCCGGAGCACTTCAAACCTTCACAGCTCATCAAAGACCTGGCCAAAGAGATCCGGCTTAGTGAG AATGCCTCCAAAGCCATCCGACCGGAAGTAAATACTGTCGCCTCGTCAGATGAGGTCTGTGACGGTGACCGGGAGAAGGAGGAGTCTCCCTCTCCCATTGAGGCCACCCCACCTCAATCCCTCCTGGAGAAAGTGTCCAAAAAAAAGACTCCCAAAACTGTGAAGATGCCCAAGCCGTCCAAAATCCCCAAGCCTCCAAAACCCCCTAAGCCCCCAAGGCCCCCCAAAACGCTGAAGCTGAAAGATGGAggcaagaagaaagggaagaagtcCCGGGAGTCAGCCTCGCCCACCATCCCCAACCTGGACCTGCTCGAAGCCCACACCAAGGAGGCACTGACCAAGATGGAGCCGCCCAAGAAGGGCAAG GCCACAAAGAGTGTCCTGAGTGTGCCCAACAAAGATGTGGTCCACATGCAGAATGATGTGGAGAGGCTGGAAATTCGAGAGCAAACCAAGAGCAAGTCAGAGGCCAAGTGGAAGTACAAG AACAGCAAACCGGACTCCTTACTGAAGATGGAAGAGGAGCAGAAGCTAGAGAAGTCGCCTCTAGCTGGAAACAAAGACAAcaagttctctttttctttctccaataaGAAAATCCTTAG CTCCAAGGCGCTCAGGCCCCCGACCAGTCCTGGTGTGTTCGGGGCCTTACAGAACTTCAAGGAGGACAAGCCCAAGCCCGTGCGGGACGAGTATGAGTACGTGTCGGATGATGGCGAGCTCAAGATCGATGAGTTTCCCATCAGGAGGAAGAAAAACACCCCGAAAAGGGATTTATCCT TCTTGTTGGATAAGAAGGCGGTGCTGCCCATGCCTGTCACGAAGCCAAAGTTGGACTCGGCAGCGTTCAAG CAGAGTGACGACTCCTCAGACGAGGGTTCACTGCACATCGACACAGATACCAAGCCCAGCCGCAATGCCAGAGTCAAGAAGGAGAGCGGGAGCTCGGCAGCCGGCATCTTGGACCTGCTGCAGGCCAGTGAGGAGGTCGGCGCCATGGAGTACAACCCTAGCAG CCAGCCTCCGGCCTCCCCCAGCACGCAGGAAGCCATTCAGGGAATGCTGTCTATGGCCAACCTGCAGGCCTCCGACTCCTGCCTGCAGACCACATGGGGCACCGGCCAGGCCAAGGGGAGCTCGCTGGCGGCTCATGTTGCCCGGAAGAATGGGAGTGGCAGCGGCAAGAGTGCAGGCAAGCGACTGCTCAAGAGGGCTGCCAAGAACAGCCTGGACCTGGATGACTATGAGGAAGAGCAGGACCACCTGGACGCCTGCTTCAAGGACTCCGACTATG TTTACCCCTCACTGGAGTCAGATGAAGACAACCCCGTCTTCAAGTCCCGGTCGAAAAAAAGGAAAGGCTCAGACGACGCTCCCTACAGCCCAACAG CAAGGGTCGGGCCATCAGTGCCGAGACAGGACAGGCCTGTGCGTGAGGGTACGCGGGTCGCCTCCATCGAGACTGGGCTGGCGGCCGCTGCAGCTAAGCTTTCCCAGCAG GAGGAgcagaaaagcaggaaaaaaaagagtgccAAGAGGAAGCTGACTCCTAACACcgcctccccttccacctccacctccgtCTCTGCtggcaccacctccacctccatgaCTCCGGCCTCTACCACCCCAGCCTCTACCACTCCGGCCTCCACCACCCCGGCCTCCACCAGCACGGCCAGCAGCCAGGCCTCACAGGAGGGCAGCTCGCCAGAGCCCCCGTCTGAGTCACATAGCAGCAGCCTGGCTGACCATGAGTATACAGCCGCCGGCGCCTTCACCGGGGCCCAGGCTGGCCGCGCCTCCCAGCCCATGGCCCCCGGGGTCTTTCTCACACAGAGGCGGCCCTCTGCGTCGTCTCCGAACAACAGCACCGCTGCCAAAG GAAAACGTACAAAAAAGGGCATGGCAACCGCCAAGCAGAGGCTtgggaaaattttgaaaattcatcGGAACGGGAAACTGCTCCTTTAA
- the PHF2 gene encoding lysine-specific demethylase PHF2 isoform X2, producing the protein MEEHGFTEPILVPKKDGLGLAVPAPTFYVSDVENYVGPERSVDVTDVTKQKDCKMKLKEFVDYYYSTNRKRVLNVTNLEFSDTRMSSFVEPPDIVKKLSWVENYWPDDALLAKPKVTKYCLICVKDSYTDFHIDSGGASAWYHVLKGEKTFYLIRPASANISLYERWRSASNHSEMFFADQVDKCYKCIVKQGQTLFIPSGWIYATLTPVDCLAFAGHFLHSLSVEMQMRAYEVERRLKLGSLTQFPNFETACWYMGKHLLEAFKGSHKSGKQLPPHLVQGAKILNGAFRSWTKKQALAEHEDELPEHFKPSQLIKDLAKEIRLSENASKAIRPEVNTVASSDEVCDGDREKEESPSPIEATPPQSLLEKVSKKKTPKTVKMPKPSKIPKPPKPPKPPRPPKTLKLKDGGKKKGKKSRESASPTIPNLDLLEAHTKEALTKMEPPKKGKATKSVLSVPNKDVVHMQNDVERLEIREQTKSKSEAKWKYKNSKPDSLLKMEEEQKLEKSPLAGNKDNKFSFSFSNKKILSSKALRPPTSPGVFGALQNFKEDKPKPVRDEYEYVSDDGELKIDEFPIRRKKNTPKRDLSFLLDKKAVLPMPVTKPKLDSAAFKQSDDSSDEGSLHIDTDTKPSRNARVKKESGSSAAGILDLLQASEEVGAMEYNPSSQPPASPSTQEAIQGMLSMANLQASDSCLQTTWGTGQAKGSSLAAHVARKNGSGSGKSAGKRLLKRAAKNSLDLDDYEEEQDHLDACFKDSDYVYPSLESDEDNPVFKSRSKKRKGSDDAPYSPTARVGPSVPRQDRPVREGTRVASIETGLAAAAAKLSQQEEQKSRKKKSAKRKLTPNTASPSTSTSVSAGTTSTSMTPASTTPASTTPASTTPASTSTASSQASQEGSSPEPPSESHSSSLADHEYTAAGAFTGAQAGRASQPMAPGVFLTQRRPSASSPNNSTAAKGKRTKKGMATAKQRLGKILKIHRNGKLLL; encoded by the exons ATGGAGGAGCACGGCTTCACCGAGCCCATCCTCGTCCCTAAGAAAGATGGGCTGGGCCTGGCTGTCCCGGCCCCTACGTTCTATGTCAGCGACGTCGAGAACTATGTGG GGCCGGAACGGAGTGTGGATGTGACAGATGTCACCAAGCAGAAGGACTGCAAGATGAAACTGAAGGAGTTCGTGGATTATTACTACAGCACCAACCGCAAGCGGGTCCTCAACGTCACCAACCTTGAGTTCTCTGACACCCG AATGTCCAGCTTTGTGGAGCCACCTGACATCGTGAAGAAACTGTCCTGGGTAGAAAACTACTGGCCAGATGACGCATTGCTGGCCAAGCCCAAAGTGACCAAGTACTGCCTGATCTGTGTGAAGGACAGCTACACTGACTTCCACATTGACTCTGGGGGCGCCTCTGCCTGGTACCATGTGCTCAAG GGGGAGAAGACCTTCTATCTCATCAGGCCAGCCTCGGCCAACATCTCCCTGTATGAGCGCTGGCGGTCTGCCTCTAACCACAGCGAGATGTTCTTTGCCGACCAGGTGGACAAATGCTACAAGTGCATCGTCAAGCAGGGCCAGACCCTCTTCATCCCCTCAG gctggatctACGCCACACTCACCCCTGTGGACTGCCTGGCCTTCGCGGGACATTTCCTCCACAGCCTGAGTGTGGAGATGCAGATGAG AGCATATGAAGTGGAAAGGAGGTTGAAACTGGGTAGTCTGACTCAGTTTCCCAACTTTGAAACTGCCTGCTGGTACATGGGGAAGCATCTGCTGGAGGCATTCAAAG GCTCTCACAAATCTGGAAAGCAGCTGCCCCCTCATCTAGTCCAAGGAGCTAAAATTCTCAATGGTGCTTTCCGGTCGTGGACGAAGAAGCAG GCTTTGGCAGAGCATGAGGACGAGCTCCCGGAGCACTTCAAACCTTCACAGCTCATCAAAGACCTGGCCAAAGAGATCCGGCTTAGTGAG AATGCCTCCAAAGCCATCCGACCGGAAGTAAATACTGTCGCCTCGTCAGATGAGGTCTGTGACGGTGACCGGGAGAAGGAGGAGTCTCCCTCTCCCATTGAGGCCACCCCACCTCAATCCCTCCTGGAGAAAGTGTCCAAAAAAAAGACTCCCAAAACTGTGAAGATGCCCAAGCCGTCCAAAATCCCCAAGCCTCCAAAACCCCCTAAGCCCCCAAGGCCCCCCAAAACGCTGAAGCTGAAAGATGGAggcaagaagaaagggaagaagtcCCGGGAGTCAGCCTCGCCCACCATCCCCAACCTGGACCTGCTCGAAGCCCACACCAAGGAGGCACTGACCAAGATGGAGCCGCCCAAGAAGGGCAAG GCCACAAAGAGTGTCCTGAGTGTGCCCAACAAAGATGTGGTCCACATGCAGAATGATGTGGAGAGGCTGGAAATTCGAGAGCAAACCAAGAGCAAGTCAGAGGCCAAGTGGAAGTACAAG AACAGCAAACCGGACTCCTTACTGAAGATGGAAGAGGAGCAGAAGCTAGAGAAGTCGCCTCTAGCTGGAAACAAAGACAAcaagttctctttttctttctccaataaGAAAATCCTTAG CTCCAAGGCGCTCAGGCCCCCGACCAGTCCTGGTGTGTTCGGGGCCTTACAGAACTTCAAGGAGGACAAGCCCAAGCCCGTGCGGGACGAGTATGAGTACGTGTCGGATGATGGCGAGCTCAAGATCGATGAGTTTCCCATCAGGAGGAAGAAAAACACCCCGAAAAGGGATTTATCCT TCTTGTTGGATAAGAAGGCGGTGCTGCCCATGCCTGTCACGAAGCCAAAGTTGGACTCGGCAGCGTTCAAG CAGAGTGACGACTCCTCAGACGAGGGTTCACTGCACATCGACACAGATACCAAGCCCAGCCGCAATGCCAGAGTCAAGAAGGAGAGCGGGAGCTCGGCAGCCGGCATCTTGGACCTGCTGCAGGCCAGTGAGGAGGTCGGCGCCATGGAGTACAACCCTAGCAG CCAGCCTCCGGCCTCCCCCAGCACGCAGGAAGCCATTCAGGGAATGCTGTCTATGGCCAACCTGCAGGCCTCCGACTCCTGCCTGCAGACCACATGGGGCACCGGCCAGGCCAAGGGGAGCTCGCTGGCGGCTCATGTTGCCCGGAAGAATGGGAGTGGCAGCGGCAAGAGTGCAGGCAAGCGACTGCTCAAGAGGGCTGCCAAGAACAGCCTGGACCTGGATGACTATGAGGAAGAGCAGGACCACCTGGACGCCTGCTTCAAGGACTCCGACTATG TTTACCCCTCACTGGAGTCAGATGAAGACAACCCCGTCTTCAAGTCCCGGTCGAAAAAAAGGAAAGGCTCAGACGACGCTCCCTACAGCCCAACAG CAAGGGTCGGGCCATCAGTGCCGAGACAGGACAGGCCTGTGCGTGAGGGTACGCGGGTCGCCTCCATCGAGACTGGGCTGGCGGCCGCTGCAGCTAAGCTTTCCCAGCAG GAGGAgcagaaaagcaggaaaaaaaagagtgccAAGAGGAAGCTGACTCCTAACACcgcctccccttccacctccacctccgtCTCTGCtggcaccacctccacctccatgaCTCCGGCCTCTACCACCCCAGCCTCTACCACTCCGGCCTCCACCACCCCGGCCTCCACCAGCACGGCCAGCAGCCAGGCCTCACAGGAGGGCAGCTCGCCAGAGCCCCCGTCTGAGTCACATAGCAGCAGCCTGGCTGACCATGAGTATACAGCCGCCGGCGCCTTCACCGGGGCCCAGGCTGGCCGCGCCTCCCAGCCCATGGCCCCCGGGGTCTTTCTCACACAGAGGCGGCCCTCTGCGTCGTCTCCGAACAACAGCACCGCTGCCAAAG GAAAACGTACAAAAAAGGGCATGGCAACCGCCAAGCAGAGGCTtgggaaaattttgaaaattcatcGGAACGGGAAACTGCTCCTTTAA